In the genome of Desulfovibrionales bacterium, the window GCTCGGCGAACAGTCGATGAAAAAGGGGCGGCCCGTTGCATTATTCGGACGGGAAAAGGATCAATCGTTCAAAGGCTCCCTGGGCGCGATCTACCAGACGTTCGACGGGAAAGAGACCTATCCCAGCATCGAAGAAAAGGCCGCTCACCTTCTCTATTTCGTGGTCAAGAATCACTCTTTTATTGACGGAAACAAGCGCATCGCTGCTTTCCTGTTCATCTGGTTTCTGGATGCCAGCGGAATTCTTTACGCCGGTGACGGCCGCAAGCGGATAGGCGACAATACCCTCGTCGCTCTGACCCTTATGATTGCGGAGAGCCGGCCCGAAGACAAAGACATCATCGTCAAGGTCATCGTGAACCTGATCAACAGGGACAATATATAAGGGCACATCGTGAAGGGGTATGGGTAATTTTCTAAACAAATGGATTTAGAGGAAAAGAAAAAGCAACTTCGGACGTTATACGACGAGTACGAGGAAGGTGTGGCTGAGTTTAAAAAAGCAGCGGCGTGTGAGGCGGGGTGTGCTGACTGCTGTATAGATGTGGAGGATGTCGATATCATAACCCTGGAAGGCATTATTATCCGGGAACGGATGGCTACGTTTGACAAATCAGTCCAGGCAGAAATAAGGGCGAGATTGGCGCAGAACAAGGAAGAAAGAGAGGAGGGGAAACTTTCCCGCTGCGCCTTTCTTAGGGCGGACAATACCTGTATGATCTATGATATTCGTCCTTTCAGTTGCCGCCAGCTTTACTCAGTCAAAAGGTGCAACGGCGCGCCGCCCACCATTCACCGTCAGGCCGTGCACCTGGCCAGGCAGACTGTTGACAAAATGCAGCGGCTTGACTTTGGCGGGTATTCAGGGCATATCAGTTATATCCTCTATTTACTGGCTAAAGAAGACTTCAGAAGGCGGTATCTGCACGGTAGGTCTGATCCTCGAAAGATAGTGGATTTTGGGCGAAGCCACGGAATAGTCATTAATCGTTTTGTCTCCGGCTGAGGCAATTTTTTTCTTGACAAAAAACGGCCCCTTAGCTATGGTCGGCTTTGTATATAAAGGGGAACCGGACGATGGGAGAAAAGGGCCGCTGTGGTGGAAGATTTTATTATTTTTGCTACTATTATACCATGGTCTGCCCATCGTCTTTGGGATAACTCTTGCAAAATCTCAAGGTCGTGGGCAGGCAAAAAGCTCACGGCCTTTTTATTTAAAGGAAAAGGCCGTGACAGAGGAATTCTTCACGGCCTTTTCTATTAAAGGAGGATAAGAGATGACTGGAAAACAGATTCGTATGGAGCGCATCTTCAACCGTAATACTAAAAAGACGGTTATTGTCCCCATGGACCATGGAGTGACGGTGGGTCCTATCGAAGGGCTTATTGACATGAAGAAGACCGTTAATGCGGTAGCCTCGGGCGGCGCCAATGCCATAGTCGTGCATAAAGGCATCGTAAGGGCCGGCCACCGTGGGGGGGGGAAAGATGTGGGTTTGATTATTCACCTCTCGGGCAGCACCACTATATCGCCGTATCCCAATGCCAAGACCATGATCTGCACTGTGGAAGAGGCCATAAAGATAGGCGCGGATGCGGTCTCCATCCAGGTCAATGTGGGGAACGGCAATGATAGTGAGATGTTGAGGGACCTCGGGCAAACGGCCCGGATCGCCAGCGAGTGGGGGATACCGCTACTGGCCATGATGTACCCGCGGGGCGAGAAGATTAAAAATGAATATGATCCGGAGATAATCGGGCATGTGGCCAGGCTGGGGGCAGAGCTGGGAGCGGATATCGTCAAGTGTTCTTATACGGGCGACCCGGAGTCCTTCCGGCGGGTGGTAGAGGGGTGTCCGGTTCCCGTGGTTATTGCCGGAGGTCCGAAGATGTCTTCGGATCGGGAGTTACTGACGATGGTCAGGGATGCTATAGACGCCGGGGCATCCGGTCTATCCATCGGCCGCAACATCTTCCAGCATAAGAATCCGCAACACATGACGGCTACGTTGAGCCGTATGGTGCATCGCCGGTATTCAGTAGAAGAGGCCCTGGAATATCTGGGCAAGGAATAGGGGAAGGAAATCATATATGAAACAGATCTGGGTGAAGGTTATCCCCTGGAAGAAGAAGCTGGTAACCACTGCCCTGGAAAATGGGGCGGATGCCCTGGTACTGGCAGAGGGTGATTCAGAGAAGGCTAAAAAACTCGGTCGTATTCCTACGGTGGCGCCGGATGGGGATCTCAAGTGGGGGGAAGATGTGGTGGAGGTGACCATCCGGGGATCGGAGGATGAAAAAGAGGTTGTCCGATTGGCCCAGACCAGGAAGGTCGTGGCCACGACCACGGACTGGACGGTTATCCCGCTTGAAAACATCGTCGCTCAAACCAATAATGTCCTCGTGGAGACGTCAAACCTGGAAGACGCCAGGACGGCCCTGGGGGTCCTGGAAAAAGGGGTAGATGGGGTGGTAATCAACGTCTCGGAACCGGCGGAGCTTAAGAAGATACTGACCTCTTTGCGAGAGACAGGCGGAGAGGCCCCGCTTACTATAGGCGAGGTGGTTTCCATAAAGACCCTGGGCATGGGAGACCGGGTGTGCATCGATACGTGCACGCAGATGGGGAAGGGTGAGGGCATGCTTATCGGCAATACCAGTCAGGCCCTTTTTCTGGTACACGCGGAGAGCGTGGAAAATCCGTATGTAGCCACCCGGCCCTTCCGCGTCAACGCCGGTCCGGTTCACGCCTACGTGCGCGTGCCCGGCGGCAAGACGCGCTACCTTTCCGAACTCAAGAGCGGCGATGAGGTGCTCATGGTCAACAGCCAGGGCAAGAGCGGACCGGTGGTGGTCGGCCGGGTTAAGATCGAGAAACGTCCCCTGGTTCTCATTGAGGCCCGGGCCGAAGGCAAGGTATTTTCGACTATATTGCAAAATGCCGAGACCATACGGCTCACCAGACCGGATGGGGAGCCGGTATCCATCGTTTCCCTTAAGGAGGGAGACCAGGTCTTGATGTCTGTTGAGGCCGGCGGCCGCCATTTCGGCTACCATATAGAGGAGACGATTACCGAGAAGTGATCTGCGTTGCTGTTTCTGCACCCACTATGTCCGGTATGCTGGCCGCAATCAAAAAGGGACAGAAGGTGGCTGATGCCATAGAGCTGCGGCTGGACGGACTTAAGAATCCGGAACTGGCATCCCTTATTAAGGCAGCCCGGCCCAGGAAGGTCGTGGTAACCAACCGTTCGTCCAGGGAAGGCGGGCTGTTCGCCGGAAAAGAGGCGGATAGAATCAGTTCTCTTGCTGAGGCCATATCCCTTGGGGCCGACTACATTGACCTTGAGTGGCGGACGGCGGTGCCAATAAGGGAAAGGCTGCTGGCAAATAAAAGGAAGACAAAGGTCATCTTTTCTTATCATGACTTCACCCATACGCCCTCCAGAAGGGCTCTGCTTAATGTACTGAAATCCATGCGTGCGGCCGGGGCCGATGTCGGCAAGATTGTGACCATGGCTACCTCGCCGGATGACAATATTACGCTTCTCTCTCTCCTTGGCTGGGCCCGTCAGCATAATTTTCCTTTGATTGCCTTCTGTATGGGCGAGATGGGGAAGATCAGTCGTCTGGCCACCCTGGCCCTGGGAGGCTATATGACCTATGCCTCTCCCGGACGCGGCCGGGAGACAGCGCCGGGGCAGATCAGCGCCTCTACGCTCAGGCAGATTATGGAGCAGATGGGCCTTTCCTGATGTACCTGATTGATAGCGAAACACGCCTTTATTGTCTGATAGGTAATCCTGTAGCCAAAAGTCTCAGCCCGATCCTGCACAATGCGGCGTTCCGGGCCCTGGGTGTTAATGCGGTATATCTCGCCTTTTGCGTGAGCGATCCGGCGGCAGCAGTACAGGGTATAAGGTCTTTACCCATACACGGGGTGAGCATCACCATCCCTCACAAAACGGCCATTTTGCCGTATGTGGATGACCTGGAGCCTTTGGCGCGGGCGATGGGGGCGGTAAATACCCTTTATTGGCAGGAAGAAAGGCTTATCGGGGCAAATACCGACGGCCTGGGGGCTGTTCTGGCCCTCAAGGAGAAGATGGAACTCCATGGCCGGAGATGTCTGATCCTTGGGGCAGGCGGCGCGGCCCGTTCTATCGCCTTTGCCCTTAAGACAGAGGGATGTCATGTAGTTCTTACTAATCGAACCGGAGAGAAGGGGAGGAGGCTGGCCGAAGAGATCGGTGTGGACTGGGTTCCCTTCGGAGAGTTTGCACGGGATAAGGCAGATATACTTATCCAGGCCACAAGCGTGGGCATGTACCCGGATGCGGAAGAAAGTCTTGTGCCCCGCCAGGCCCTCGCATCTTTCCCTGTGGTTATGGACATTGTCTATAAACCCCTTGAGACCAGATTGCTGAGAGAGGCCAGGCAAGCGGGCTGTCTTGCCATTGATGGACTCAATATGCTCAGTTATCAGGCCGCGGCCCAATTCAGGTTGTGGACGGGGAAAGAGGCCCCGATTTCTGTGATGCGGCGTGAGGCCGATGACTACCTATCAGGGAAAGGAGTTTCTCGTTGATTACTGTAAGGTCGCAACATCCTATAAAAGCAAGTATTTCTGTCCCCGGCTCAAAGAGTCTGACCCAACGGGCCCTGGTGACCTCCGCCCTGGCGGACGGCGAGAGCATTATCCGCGGGGCCTTGATCAGTGAAGATACGAACCTCCTGATAGAGGCGTTAAGGAGTCTCGGCGCTGAGATCGCGGTGGAAGCGGAAGATGTGGTAATAAACGGCACCGGCGGCCTTATAAAGATACCCAAAAAACCGCTTTACATGGGAAATAACGGGACCGGCATACGTTTTTTGACGGCGGTCAGCGCGCTGGGAGGGGGCCGCGTAGTGCTTACCGGCAGTCAGCGCATGGAAGAGCGCCCTATTCAGGACCTTCTGGATGTCCTGAACAAACTTGGCGCCGAGGCCATAAGTATAAACGGCACGGGTTGTCCGCCGGTAAAGGTGATGTCTCCATCCGGCACACTCCCGGGCGGTCCGGTTGGTATAGCGGGCGGTTCCAGCAGCCAGTTTATATCCGCCATTCTCCTGGTGGCCCCGTATGCCCGGAGAAAGGTCATTCTGGAGATTGAGGGAGAGATGGTCTCCACTCCCTATGTCTTCATGACCTTAAAGGTGATGAATGATTT includes:
- a CDS encoding YkgJ family cysteine cluster protein, with product MDLEEKKKQLRTLYDEYEEGVAEFKKAAACEAGCADCCIDVEDVDIITLEGIIIRERMATFDKSVQAEIRARLAQNKEEREEGKLSRCAFLRADNTCMIYDIRPFSCRQLYSVKRCNGAPPTIHRQAVHLARQTVDKMQRLDFGGYSGHISYILYLLAKEDFRRRYLHGRSDPRKIVDFGRSHGIVINRFVSG
- a CDS encoding 2-amino-3,7-dideoxy-D-threo-hept-6-ulosonate synthase, with amino-acid sequence MTGKQIRMERIFNRNTKKTVIVPMDHGVTVGPIEGLIDMKKTVNAVASGGANAIVVHKGIVRAGHRGGGKDVGLIIHLSGSTTISPYPNAKTMICTVEEAIKIGADAVSIQVNVGNGNDSEMLRDLGQTARIASEWGIPLLAMMYPRGEKIKNEYDPEIIGHVARLGAELGADIVKCSYTGDPESFRRVVEGCPVPVVIAGGPKMSSDRELLTMVRDAIDAGASGLSIGRNIFQHKNPQHMTATLSRMVHRRYSVEEALEYLGKE
- a CDS encoding 3-dehydroquinate synthase II, producing the protein MKQIWVKVIPWKKKLVTTALENGADALVLAEGDSEKAKKLGRIPTVAPDGDLKWGEDVVEVTIRGSEDEKEVVRLAQTRKVVATTTDWTVIPLENIVAQTNNVLVETSNLEDARTALGVLEKGVDGVVINVSEPAELKKILTSLRETGGEAPLTIGEVVSIKTLGMGDRVCIDTCTQMGKGEGMLIGNTSQALFLVHAESVENPYVATRPFRVNAGPVHAYVRVPGGKTRYLSELKSGDEVLMVNSQGKSGPVVVGRVKIEKRPLVLIEARAEGKVFSTILQNAETIRLTRPDGEPVSIVSLKEGDQVLMSVEAGGRHFGYHIEETITEK
- the aroD gene encoding type I 3-dehydroquinate dehydratase, with amino-acid sequence MICVAVSAPTMSGMLAAIKKGQKVADAIELRLDGLKNPELASLIKAARPRKVVVTNRSSREGGLFAGKEADRISSLAEAISLGADYIDLEWRTAVPIRERLLANKRKTKVIFSYHDFTHTPSRRALLNVLKSMRAAGADVGKIVTMATSPDDNITLLSLLGWARQHNFPLIAFCMGEMGKISRLATLALGGYMTYASPGRGRETAPGQISASTLRQIMEQMGLS
- a CDS encoding shikimate dehydrogenase produces the protein MYLIDSETRLYCLIGNPVAKSLSPILHNAAFRALGVNAVYLAFCVSDPAAAVQGIRSLPIHGVSITIPHKTAILPYVDDLEPLARAMGAVNTLYWQEERLIGANTDGLGAVLALKEKMELHGRRCLILGAGGAARSIAFALKTEGCHVVLTNRTGEKGRRLAEEIGVDWVPFGEFARDKADILIQATSVGMYPDAEESLVPRQALASFPVVMDIVYKPLETRLLREARQAGCLAIDGLNMLSYQAAAQFRLWTGKEAPISVMRREADDYLSGKGVSR